The stretch of DNA ACTCATCTTCTCGCCACCCATCAGCAGATAGCCGTGAATGAACTCGTCGCACGGCACCTCGTACCCCGCGCTCATCAAGAGCGCGGGCCATATGACGGCGTGAAACTTGAGTATGTCTTTGGCGAGGAAATGGTGAACAACCGGCCAGTAGGCATCGGTGAGATCTTCGCCCGGGCGAGCGTACGTCAACGCCGAACGGTAGTTAATGAGCGCGTCGACCCAGACGTAGATGACCTGCTCCGGATCCCAAGGCACCGGCACGCCCCAGCTGATGGTGGAACGACTGATCGAGATGTCTTCAAGCCCCTGCTCAATGAACGAGAGCGCCTCGTTGTAGCGTGAACGCGGCCGCACGAAGTCTGGCCGCGAACGAAAGAGCTCGCTGAGCCGCTCCTGGTACTTGCTCAACAAGAAGTAGTAGTTCTCTTCCTCGACCCAGATCGGCGCGATGCCGTGATCCGGACAAAGCCCATCCTTGAGGTCGCGCTCATACCAGAAACCTTCGCAAGCGGTGCAGTAGAGGCCACCGTACGTGCGTTTCTCGATATCGCCTGCAGCCCGCAGCCGTTCCACGAACTGCTGAACGAACGCCTCGTGACCGGAATCGGTGGTGCGAATGAAGAAGTCGTTGGTCGCATTGACCTGTCGCGCCAGCGCCTGGAACTTCGGCGCCATCTCGTCGACGTGTTGGCGCGGCGTCAGACCTCGTTCCTGTGCCGCCTGGGCGATCTTCGTGCCATGCTCATCGGTGCCGGTGAGAAAGAAGACGTCGTCACCCTTCTGACGGTGGTAGCGCGCCAGGATGTCTGCAGCAATGGTCGTGTAGGCGTGCCCCAGATGAGGCTCGCTGTTCACATAGTAGATCGGCGTCGTAATGTAGTAGCGCATGAGTCGCTAGTGTATCGCACGCGGGAAGAACGGCGACGAGAGCGAACTAGCCATGCTCGCGAGCGGACTTGGCGGCCCGGCCATAGCTCCCGAGGCGCTCGCCCAGCGACCAGTATTCACCGTCGACGTAAGCGACGCCGGCCTGGTTGCGCGTACGCAGCCGGCCGCGCTCATCGAGCAGATCCTCATCGTAGTGCGTCGCCACGA from Thermoleophilia bacterium encodes:
- the metG gene encoding methionine--tRNA ligase, which translates into the protein MRYYITTPIYYVNSEPHLGHAYTTIAADILARYHRQKGDDVFFLTGTDEHGTKIAQAAQERGLTPRQHVDEMAPKFQALARQVNATNDFFIRTTDSGHEAFVQQFVERLRAAGDIEKRTYGGLYCTACEGFWYERDLKDGLCPDHGIAPIWVEEENYYFLLSKYQERLSELFRSRPDFVRPRSRYNEALSFIEQGLEDISISRSTISWGVPVPWDPEQVIYVWVDALINYRSALTYARPGEDLTDAYWPVVHHFLAKDILKFHAVIWPALLMSAGYEVPCDEFIHGYLLMGGEKMSKTRGNVLDPFAVMERYGIDPLRYYLMREVTFGLDGVISMDGFESRYNNELANELGNLVSRSVSMIGKYRGGDIPVASRSADLGEVAAEGAAMVRAAGAHFDAVEVTAAVESVWDYVRRLNRLVEEEAPWKLAKDEAQAERLDAVLYALAAGLRLVALAIYPVIPTTAVEILRRLGQSAEGEGLRLEAATWHGLTPARVEAAPPLFPRIEADV